Proteins from one Enterobacter bugandensis genomic window:
- the tssC gene encoding type VI secretion system contractile sheath large subunit, whose protein sequence is MSVNTETASTQGQTTVLEKEGVYASLFEKINLTPASSLGDINAFLDDAALSDAPAGERLTAAMQVFMDCIRKSGKPVEKLDKTLIDHHIAELDFQISRQLDAVMHHEAFQKVESLWRGLKQLVDSTDYRQNVKTEILDVSKDDLRQDFEDAPELIQSGLYWHTYTAEYDTPGGEPIGSVISSYEFDASPQDVALLRNISKVSAAAHMPFIGSVGPAFFLKDSMEEVAAIKDIGNYFDRAEYIKWKSFRDTDDSRYIGLVMPRVLGRLPYGPDTVPVRSFNYVEQVKGPDHEKYLWTSASFSFASNMVKSFINNGWCVQIRGPQAGGAVKDLPIHLYDLGTGNQVKIPSEVMIPETREFEFASLGFIPLSYYKNRDYACFFSANSAQKPALYDTADATANSRINARLPYIFLLSRIAHYLKLIQRENIGTTKDRRLLELGLNTWVRGLVTEMTDPGDELQASHPLRDAKVVVEDIEDNPGFFRVKLFAVPHFQVEGMDVNLSLVSQMPKAKA, encoded by the coding sequence ATGTCTGTAAATACCGAAACCGCCTCCACTCAGGGGCAGACCACCGTACTGGAAAAAGAGGGCGTTTACGCCTCCCTGTTTGAAAAAATCAACCTGACCCCGGCCTCCAGTCTGGGTGATATTAACGCGTTTCTGGATGATGCGGCGCTCTCTGATGCCCCGGCAGGCGAGCGCCTGACGGCAGCGATGCAGGTGTTTATGGACTGCATCCGAAAATCCGGCAAGCCCGTGGAGAAGCTCGACAAGACGCTGATTGACCACCATATCGCGGAGCTGGATTTCCAGATTAGCCGTCAGCTGGATGCGGTAATGCACCACGAAGCGTTCCAGAAAGTTGAATCTCTCTGGCGTGGCCTGAAGCAGCTGGTGGACAGCACCGACTACCGCCAGAACGTGAAAACCGAAATTCTGGATGTCTCCAAGGACGACCTGCGCCAGGACTTTGAGGATGCACCGGAACTTATCCAGAGCGGCCTCTACTGGCACACCTATACCGCCGAATACGACACCCCGGGCGGCGAGCCGATTGGCTCGGTGATTTCTTCTTACGAATTTGACGCCAGCCCGCAGGACGTGGCGTTGCTGCGCAATATCTCGAAAGTGTCCGCCGCCGCGCATATGCCGTTTATCGGCTCCGTTGGCCCGGCGTTCTTCCTGAAAGACTCTATGGAAGAGGTTGCTGCGATTAAAGATATCGGTAACTACTTCGACCGCGCCGAGTACATCAAGTGGAAATCGTTCCGCGACACGGACGACTCGCGCTATATCGGGCTGGTGATGCCGCGCGTGCTGGGCCGTCTGCCGTATGGTCCGGACACCGTGCCGGTGCGCAGCTTCAACTACGTTGAGCAGGTGAAAGGGCCGGACCACGAGAAATACCTGTGGACCAGCGCGTCGTTCTCCTTCGCCTCCAACATGGTGAAAAGCTTCATCAATAACGGCTGGTGCGTGCAGATCCGTGGCCCGCAGGCGGGCGGGGCGGTGAAAGACCTGCCGATCCACCTGTACGATCTCGGTACCGGCAACCAGGTGAAAATCCCGTCTGAGGTGATGATCCCGGAAACCCGCGAATTTGAATTCGCCAGCCTGGGCTTTATTCCGCTGTCTTACTACAAAAACCGCGACTACGCCTGCTTCTTCTCGGCGAACTCCGCCCAGAAACCGGCCCTGTATGACACCGCCGATGCCACCGCCAACAGCCGCATCAACGCACGCCTGCCGTACATATTCCTGCTGTCGCGCATTGCGCACTACCTGAAGCTGATCCAGCGTGAAAATATCGGTACCACCAAGGACCGCCGTCTGCTGGAGCTGGGACTCAACACCTGGGTGCGTGGTCTGGTCACTGAAATGACCGATCCGGGCGACGAGCTGCAGGCTTCCCACCCGCTGCGTGATGCGAAGGTCGTGGTGGAAGACATCGAAGATAACCCGGGCTTCTTCCGCGTGAAGCTGTTTGCGGTGCCGCACTTCCAGGTGGAAGGCATGGACGTGAACCTGTCTCTGGTCAGCCAGATGCCGAAAGCGAAAGCGTAA
- the tssB gene encoding type VI secretion system contractile sheath small subunit, which translates to MADTFQNEVPKARINLKLSLHTGGSQKKVELPLKLLTVGDFSNGKETRPLSERKKINVNKNNFNSVLSEFNPEVNLNVENTLAGDGFEENVKLSFSDIKDFEPEQVARQIPQLRAMLAMRNLLRDLKSNLLDNATFRKELEKILKDPALSRELRDEMNALAPK; encoded by the coding sequence ATGGCCGATACGTTCCAGAACGAGGTGCCTAAGGCACGCATAAACCTTAAATTAAGCCTGCATACAGGAGGCTCGCAGAAGAAAGTCGAACTGCCGCTTAAACTCCTCACCGTCGGTGATTTCAGTAATGGCAAAGAGACCCGCCCATTATCTGAAAGAAAAAAAATTAACGTCAATAAAAACAACTTCAACAGTGTACTTTCGGAATTTAACCCGGAAGTAAATCTGAATGTTGAGAATACCCTCGCGGGGGATGGTTTCGAAGAAAATGTGAAACTGAGCTTCTCCGATATTAAAGACTTCGAACCTGAGCAAGTTGCCCGCCAGATCCCTCAGCTCCGCGCCATGCTGGCGATGCGTAATTTATTACGCGATCTCAAATCTAATCTCCTTGATAACGCCACTTTCAGAAAAGAACTCGAGAAAATTCTTAAAGACCCGGCGCTGTCCCGGGAATTACGCGACGAAATGAATGCACTGGCCCCGAAATAA
- a CDS encoding helix-turn-helix transcriptional regulator, protein MRAALRKEELIKLVPLSFYAIDKLEKEGDFPKRFSLTPRVVAWNRDEVEAWLDARQQNPDLIARDEGMMKGLEKTWEIHRQKFAAKRTV, encoded by the coding sequence ATGCGTGCAGCACTCAGAAAAGAAGAATTGATAAAGTTAGTGCCTCTGTCTTTTTATGCCATTGATAAGCTGGAAAAAGAAGGCGATTTCCCTAAACGTTTCTCACTGACGCCACGGGTTGTAGCCTGGAACCGGGATGAGGTGGAAGCCTGGCTGGACGCGCGTCAGCAGAACCCCGACTTAATTGCACGTGATGAGGGTATGATGAAAGGTCTGGAAAAAACATGGGAGATACACAGGCAAAAGTTTGCAGCAAAACGTACTGTTTAA
- a CDS encoding tyrosine-type recombinase/integrase — MDWEERTLTLPPSVMKMSRPHWIYLSRQAKDILVALNSVYAHSEYLHPGRFSPKLPLYDAALNAAIRSGLKQLAEEGVEFESFSVHDLRRTASTLLHEAGYNYDWIEKCLAHEKRGVRAVYNKAEYAEQRASMLQDWADMVDRYIEKFK; from the coding sequence GTGGACTGGGAGGAGCGGACGCTTACGCTCCCGCCCTCTGTCATGAAAATGTCGCGACCACATTGGATTTATCTCTCCCGGCAGGCAAAGGACATTCTGGTTGCGCTGAATAGTGTGTATGCGCATTCTGAGTACCTTCATCCAGGCCGTTTTAGCCCAAAACTCCCACTTTACGACGCTGCGCTTAATGCCGCTATTCGTTCGGGGTTAAAGCAATTAGCGGAAGAAGGCGTGGAGTTTGAGTCCTTCTCTGTCCATGACTTGCGCCGGACAGCCAGCACGCTTTTGCACGAAGCAGGGTATAACTATGACTGGATCGAAAAATGTCTGGCGCATGAGAAGCGAGGCGTTCGGGCGGTGTATAACAAGGCGGAATACGCAGAACAACGAGCATCAATGTTGCAGGATTGGGCGGATATGGTCGACAGGTATATTGAGAAATTTAAATGA
- a CDS encoding peptide ABC transporter substrate-binding protein, with protein MKHPVSRLFAALCLCGLSSLSFAADVPQGTALAQKQELVRHIKDEPASLDPAKAVGLPEIQVIRDLFEGLVNQNEKGELTPGVATRWQSNDNRVWMFTLRDDAKWSDGSPVTAQDFVYSWQRLVDPKTTSPFAWFAALAGINNAQAIIDGKAAPDTLGVTAVDARTLRVQLDKPLPWFSNLTANFAFYPVQKANVESGKEWTRPGALVGNGAYVLKDRVVNEKLVVVPNTHYWDNAKTVLQKVTFVPINQESSATKRYLAGDIDITESFPKNMYQKLMKDIPGQVYTPPQLGTYYYAFNTQKGPTADARVRLALSMSIDRRIMAEKVLGTGEKPAWHFTPDVTAGFTPDASPFEQMSQQELNAQAKTLLQAAGYGPQRPLKLNLLYNTSENHQKIAIAVASMWKKNLGVDVKLQNQEWKTYIDSRNTGNFDVIRASWVGDYNEPSTFLSLLTSTHSGNISRFNDPAYDKIVQQATLETTAKARNADYNMAEKILMEKAPIAPIYQYTNGRLIKPWVKGYPINNPEDVAYSRTIYIEKH; from the coding sequence ATGAAGCATCCTGTTTCGCGTCTTTTTGCCGCACTGTGCCTGTGCGGGCTCTCTTCACTTTCTTTCGCAGCTGACGTGCCGCAGGGCACTGCGCTGGCGCAAAAACAGGAGCTGGTCAGGCATATTAAAGACGAGCCGGCTTCGCTGGACCCGGCGAAAGCCGTGGGGTTGCCAGAGATTCAGGTGATTCGCGATCTCTTTGAAGGCCTGGTTAATCAGAATGAGAAAGGGGAGCTGACGCCGGGCGTGGCGACACGCTGGCAGAGCAACGATAACCGTGTCTGGATGTTTACCTTACGCGATGACGCGAAATGGTCCGACGGCTCCCCTGTCACCGCCCAGGATTTTGTCTACAGCTGGCAGCGTCTGGTTGACCCGAAAACCACCTCTCCGTTTGCCTGGTTTGCCGCGCTGGCGGGAATTAATAACGCGCAGGCCATTATTGACGGCAAAGCCGCGCCCGATACGCTGGGTGTGACGGCGGTGGACGCCAGAACGTTACGCGTTCAGCTGGACAAACCGCTGCCGTGGTTCAGCAACCTGACGGCGAACTTTGCTTTTTATCCAGTACAAAAAGCTAACGTCGAAAGCGGTAAAGAGTGGACGCGGCCGGGTGCGCTGGTGGGGAACGGGGCTTACGTTCTGAAGGACCGCGTGGTGAATGAAAAACTGGTTGTGGTGCCCAATACGCACTACTGGGACAATGCCAAAACGGTACTGCAGAAGGTGACCTTCGTGCCGATTAATCAGGAATCGTCGGCGACCAAACGCTACCTGGCAGGGGATATTGATATTACCGAATCGTTCCCAAAAAACATGTATCAGAAGCTCATGAAGGACATTCCGGGGCAGGTTTATACGCCTCCTCAGTTGGGAACGTATTACTATGCCTTTAACACCCAAAAAGGCCCGACGGCGGATGCACGGGTTCGTCTGGCGCTGAGTATGAGCATCGACCGTCGTATCATGGCAGAAAAGGTGTTAGGGACGGGGGAGAAGCCCGCCTGGCACTTCACCCCAGACGTGACGGCAGGGTTCACTCCGGACGCCTCGCCGTTTGAGCAGATGTCGCAGCAGGAGCTCAACGCCCAGGCCAAAACCTTGCTGCAGGCTGCAGGATACGGTCCTCAGCGCCCGCTAAAGCTGAACCTGCTGTATAATACTTCGGAAAACCACCAGAAAATCGCGATTGCGGTGGCCTCCATGTGGAAGAAAAATCTCGGTGTGGATGTCAAACTGCAAAACCAGGAGTGGAAAACCTACATTGATAGCCGTAACACCGGTAACTTTGATGTGATCCGCGCCTCATGGGTGGGTGATTACAACGAGCCATCAACGTTCCTGTCATTGCTGACCTCCACTCACAGCGGCAACATCTCCCGCTTTAATGACCCTGCCTACGATAAGATCGTCCAGCAGGCGACGCTGGAAACCACCGCGAAGGCGCGCAATGCGGACTACAACATGGCGGAGAAAATCCTTATGGAGAAGGCGCCCATCGCGCCAATTTATCAGTACACTAACGGTCGCCTGATTAAGCCCTGGGTGAAGGGCTACCCCATCAATAACCCGGAAGACGTGGCATATAGCCGGACGATATATATTGAAAAGCACTGA
- the mpaA gene encoding murein tripeptide amidase MpaA, whose product MVTTRPRAERGAFPPGAEQYGRSFLGASLIWFPAPDADRESGLILAGTHGDENSSIVTLSCALRTLTPSLRRHHVILAVNPDGCQLGLRANARGVDLNRNFPSANWRAGETVYRWNSSAEERDVVLLTGDKPGSEPETQALCQLIHKIHPAWVVSFHDPLACIEDPRHSELGAWLADAFALPLVTSVGYETPGSFGSWCADLSLPCITAEFPPISSDEASEKYLKAMVDLLRWQPQR is encoded by the coding sequence ATGGTAACCACCCGACCGAGAGCGGAACGCGGCGCCTTTCCGCCGGGCGCTGAGCAATATGGCCGCTCCTTTTTAGGCGCATCGCTGATCTGGTTCCCCGCCCCCGACGCAGACCGCGAAAGCGGCTTGATTCTTGCCGGCACGCACGGGGATGAAAACTCCTCCATCGTGACGCTTTCATGTGCGCTGCGGACGCTGACGCCGTCATTACGGCGTCATCACGTGATTCTGGCGGTTAACCCGGACGGCTGCCAGCTGGGTCTTCGCGCCAATGCGCGAGGCGTTGACTTAAACCGTAATTTTCCATCAGCAAACTGGCGCGCCGGGGAAACGGTGTATCGCTGGAACAGCTCCGCCGAGGAGCGTGATGTGGTTCTGCTAACGGGAGATAAGCCGGGCTCAGAGCCGGAAACCCAGGCGCTGTGCCAGCTAATCCATAAGATCCACCCCGCGTGGGTGGTCTCCTTCCACGATCCGCTGGCCTGTATTGAAGATCCGCGTCACTCCGAGCTTGGCGCGTGGCTGGCAGACGCTTTCGCCCTGCCGCTCGTGACCAGCGTGGGCTATGAAACGCCAGGCTCCTTCGGTAGCTGGTGCGCCGATTTGAGCCTGCCCTGCATAACCGCTGAATTCCCGCCGATCTCCTCCGACGAGGCCAGCGAAAAATACTTAAAAGCCATGGTGGATCTTTTACGCTGGCAGCCTCAGAGATGA